A genomic region of Fervidobacterium gondwanense DSM 13020 contains the following coding sequences:
- a CDS encoding tRNA1(Val) (adenine(37)-N6)-methyltransferase, producing the protein MNEFLTRRFSSEILRGIETIDLPTHRPTHASAFLVWYSKPTADVKRVVELGSGTGIVAFALAKLYNLYVEGIEVQKELFDLAVDGIKINGLEDKVVFRNIDVRDIRSNYNTETFDMVVSNLPFHIGKESPNKIRKISRNADYDLLKDFIHGASYLIRNKGTFVFAFSPKILVEMITLLEKQRLIVQRMCFLHGTPEKEAKLVVVRGKKNGGKHLIVDPPQWGV; encoded by the coding sequence ATGAACGAGTTCCTGACTAGAAGATTCTCATCAGAAATTTTAAGAGGAATAGAGACAATAGATTTACCTACACACAGGCCGACGCACGCGTCGGCTTTTTTAGTATGGTACAGCAAACCAACCGCTGATGTCAAGCGTGTTGTGGAATTGGGTAGTGGAACAGGGATTGTTGCGTTTGCACTTGCGAAGTTGTATAATCTGTACGTGGAGGGGATAGAAGTACAAAAAGAGTTGTTTGACCTTGCGGTTGATGGAATAAAGATAAACGGTTTAGAGGATAAAGTTGTTTTTAGAAACATTGATGTTCGAGATATAAGGTCTAACTACAATACGGAAACGTTTGACATGGTTGTTTCGAATCTACCGTTCCATATAGGTAAAGAAAGCCCGAATAAGATAAGAAAAATCTCAAGAAATGCTGACTACGATTTACTAAAGGATTTTATTCATGGAGCTTCTTACCTGATTAGAAACAAAGGCACATTCGTTTTCGCATTCTCGCCGAAGATACTCGTGGAAATGATCACTTTGTTAGAAAAGCAGAGGTTGATAGTTCAAAGAATGTGTTTTTTGCACGGAACACCTGAAAAAGAAGCGAAATTAGTTGTAGTTAGAGGAAAAAAGAACGGTGGGAAACATTTGATAGTTGACCCACCGCAGTGGGGGGTGTAG